From one Catenuloplanes nepalensis genomic stretch:
- a CDS encoding TetR/AcrR family transcriptional regulator, whose product MTSLRSDARRNVEGIRRAAIDAFRTRGLTVPLDDVARAAGVSKGTIYHRFGSRRGLIDAVVDDLVAARIGEIIDAVEALDGPLERFEEYLLRTWLLQFDEPAANDVLMRVLPDSAPLTTLFDRSCAFGRRLLAEAQAAGAVRADITPEDLVQLILERGAIVRACTRQTRDDYRRRLDFTLRGLRASRL is encoded by the coding sequence ATGACGTCACTGCGCTCTGACGCCCGGCGGAACGTCGAAGGCATCCGCCGGGCCGCGATCGACGCGTTCCGCACCAGGGGCCTGACCGTTCCGCTGGACGACGTGGCGCGCGCGGCCGGCGTCAGCAAGGGCACGATCTACCACCGGTTCGGCAGCCGGCGCGGGCTGATCGACGCGGTCGTGGACGACCTCGTGGCCGCGCGGATCGGCGAGATCATCGACGCGGTCGAGGCGCTCGACGGGCCGCTGGAACGGTTCGAGGAGTACCTGCTGCGCACCTGGCTGCTGCAGTTCGACGAACCGGCCGCGAACGACGTGCTGATGCGGGTGCTGCCCGACTCGGCGCCGCTGACCACGCTGTTCGACCGGTCCTGCGCGTTCGGCCGGCGGCTGCTGGCCGAGGCGCAGGCGGCCGGCGCGGTGCGCGCGGACATCACGCCGGAGGACCTGGTCCAGCTGATCCTGGAACGCGGCGCGATCGTCCGCGCCTGCACCCGCCAGACCCGCGACGACTACCGTCGCCGCCTCGACTTCACGCTCCGCGGCCTGCGCGCCAGCCGCCTGTAG
- a CDS encoding DsbA family oxidoreductase yields the protein MSASVFGAAAEPIVIDVWSDVVCPFCYLGHGILEQAVEQFPHGSSVQIRYRSFQLHPGIKKPVLADSYVVAKLGLPKAQLDASHAQIAARGAEVGLEYQWDRALMADTMDAHRIIHLADAHGRQIDAVKRMFKAEFTDGLDVSDRTVLADLAVELGLDRDEAIRTLETKGYEKQIQADLMQARQYGITGVPFFVFDSKRAVSGAQPLETFRHALDVSWQDRAATPA from the coding sequence ATGAGCGCGAGCGTGTTCGGCGCGGCCGCGGAGCCGATCGTGATCGACGTCTGGAGTGACGTCGTCTGCCCGTTCTGCTACCTCGGGCACGGCATCCTGGAGCAGGCCGTGGAGCAGTTCCCGCACGGCTCGTCCGTGCAGATCCGGTACCGCAGCTTCCAGCTCCACCCGGGCATCAAGAAGCCGGTCCTCGCGGACAGCTACGTGGTCGCCAAGCTCGGTCTGCCCAAGGCGCAGCTGGACGCGTCGCACGCGCAGATCGCCGCGCGCGGCGCCGAGGTCGGCCTGGAGTACCAGTGGGACAGGGCGCTGATGGCCGACACCATGGACGCGCACCGGATCATCCACCTCGCGGACGCGCACGGCCGGCAGATCGACGCGGTCAAGCGGATGTTCAAGGCCGAGTTCACCGACGGGCTCGACGTCTCCGACCGCACCGTGCTGGCCGACCTCGCGGTCGAGCTGGGCCTGGACCGTGACGAGGCGATCAGGACCCTGGAGACCAAGGGGTACGAGAAGCAGATCCAGGCCGACCTGATGCAGGCCCGGCAGTACGGGATCACCGGCGTGCCGTTCTTCGTCTTCGACAGCAAGCGGGCGGTCTCCGGAGCGCAGCCGTTGGAGACGTTCCGCCACGCGCTGGACGTGAGCTGGCAGGACCGCGCCGCCACGCCCGCATGA
- a CDS encoding VOC family protein codes for MASVREFQVTFDCAEPERVARFWCEVLGYVVAQPPKGFDSWSEFDRSLPAERQGAWFACVDPAGAGPRLFFQRVPEGRVVKNRVHLDVRVATGLVGAERLAALQAESTRLQALGATVVQVLLADGENESCIPMQDIEGNEFCLD; via the coding sequence ATGGCGTCGGTCAGGGAGTTCCAGGTCACGTTCGACTGTGCGGAGCCGGAGCGGGTCGCGCGCTTCTGGTGTGAGGTCCTGGGATACGTGGTGGCACAGCCGCCGAAGGGCTTCGACTCGTGGTCCGAATTCGACCGGTCGCTTCCCGCGGAGCGGCAGGGTGCGTGGTTCGCGTGTGTCGATCCGGCCGGGGCCGGGCCGCGGCTGTTCTTCCAGCGTGTCCCGGAGGGCCGGGTGGTCAAGAACCGCGTGCATCTCGACGTGCGGGTGGCCACCGGGCTGGTGGGTGCGGAACGCCTCGCGGCTCTGCAGGCGGAGAGCACCCGCCTCCAGGCGCTCGGTGCGACGGTCGTTCAGGTTCTCCTCGCGGACGGCGAGAACGAGTCCTGCATCCCCATGCAGGACATCGAGGGCAACGAGTTCTGCCTCGACTGA
- a CDS encoding endo-1,4-beta-xylanase, which yields MRGKRVAVGVVAVVALLGGVTTPVQAGGREETLRRAAPHGLKVGTAVAGGGHHLEQEYPDPFTSDRPYRRVLAREFSSASPENQMKWEFIHPGRHEYRFGPADAIVRFARENGQAVRGHTLLWHSQNPAWLTEGQFSKAELRAILKDHILTVAGRYRGKIHQWDVANEIFDDSGAYRQENIFIRELGPGIVADAFRWAHRADPHAQLFLNDYGVDWPGAKVDAYEALARQLLADGVPLHGFASQAHLSMRYPAPDQLRTVLRRFDALGLHTAITELDVRMDLPEGGVPTAEQLATQATYYTTVLDACLAVDGCNSFTIWGFTDKYSWVPHFFPAEGAATVMWDDFRRKPAYYALRDTLSAA from the coding sequence ATGAGGGGTAAACGGGTCGCCGTCGGGGTGGTGGCGGTGGTGGCACTTCTCGGGGGCGTGACAACGCCGGTCCAGGCGGGTGGGCGGGAGGAGACGTTGCGGCGGGCGGCGCCGCACGGGCTGAAGGTGGGGACGGCGGTGGCCGGGGGTGGCCACCATCTGGAGCAGGAGTATCCGGATCCGTTCACCTCCGATCGGCCGTATCGGCGGGTGCTGGCGCGGGAGTTCAGCTCGGCCAGCCCGGAGAACCAGATGAAGTGGGAGTTCATCCATCCCGGACGCCACGAGTACCGGTTCGGGCCGGCGGACGCGATCGTGCGGTTCGCGCGGGAGAACGGGCAGGCGGTGCGCGGGCACACGCTGCTCTGGCACAGCCAGAATCCGGCGTGGCTGACCGAGGGACAGTTCAGCAAGGCGGAGCTGCGGGCGATCCTGAAGGACCACATCCTCACGGTGGCCGGCCGCTACCGGGGGAAGATCCATCAGTGGGACGTCGCGAACGAGATCTTCGATGACAGCGGGGCGTACCGGCAGGAGAACATCTTCATCCGGGAGCTCGGGCCGGGGATCGTCGCGGACGCGTTCCGGTGGGCGCATCGGGCGGATCCGCACGCGCAACTGTTCCTGAACGACTACGGCGTGGACTGGCCGGGGGCCAAGGTGGACGCCTACGAGGCTCTGGCCCGGCAGTTGCTCGCCGACGGCGTACCGCTGCATGGTTTCGCCTCTCAGGCGCATCTGAGTATGCGGTATCCCGCGCCGGACCAGCTCCGGACCGTGCTGCGGCGCTTCGACGCGCTCGGGCTGCACACCGCGATCACCGAGCTGGACGTGCGGATGGACCTGCCCGAGGGCGGGGTGCCGACGGCGGAGCAGCTGGCGACGCAGGCGACGTACTACACGACCGTGCTGGACGCGTGCCTGGCGGTGGACGGCTGCAACTCGTTCACGATCTGGGGCTTCACGGATAAGTACTCGTGGGTGCCGCACTTCTTCCCGGCCGAGGGCGCCGCGACCGTGATGTGGGACGACTTCCGGCGCAAGCCCGCCTACTACGCGTTGCGCGACACGCTGTCGGCCGCGTGA
- the fdhA gene encoding formaldehyde dehydrogenase, glutathione-independent yields MPANRAVIYQGPGQVGIREIDYPVYELRDGPGVNSANVGRRTPHGVILRTVASNICGSDQHMVRGRTTAPEGLVLGHEITGEVVDVGPDVEFVKVGDICSVPFNIACGPCRNCKEGKTGVCLSVNPDRPGSAYGYVDMGGWVGGQAEYVLVPYADWNLLRFPDREQALEKILDLAMLADIFPTGYHGCVSAGVTTGSTVYIAGAGPVGLAAATSAWLLGAAVVIVGDLNKERLEQARSFGCETVNVSDGDPAEQVQQILGRSAPAIGQPLVDAAVDAVGFEARGHGANAATEMPATVLNSLMDLTRAGGAIGVPGLYVTGDPGGVDEAARAGSLSLRLGLGWAKSHSFVTGQCPVMRYNRGLMMAILHDRVQIARNVNATPIALDQAARGYQDFDQGAARKYVLDPHGMCGA; encoded by the coding sequence ATGCCAGCCAATCGCGCGGTGATCTACCAGGGGCCGGGGCAGGTCGGGATCCGGGAGATCGACTATCCGGTGTACGAACTCAGGGACGGGCCCGGCGTCAACAGTGCGAACGTGGGGCGGCGCACGCCGCACGGCGTGATCCTGCGGACCGTGGCCAGCAACATCTGCGGCAGTGACCAGCACATGGTGCGCGGGCGGACCACCGCGCCGGAAGGGCTGGTGCTCGGGCACGAGATCACCGGCGAGGTGGTCGACGTGGGGCCGGACGTGGAGTTCGTCAAGGTCGGCGACATCTGCTCGGTGCCGTTCAACATCGCATGCGGGCCCTGCCGGAACTGCAAGGAGGGCAAGACCGGCGTGTGCCTGAGCGTCAACCCGGACCGGCCCGGCTCGGCGTACGGGTACGTCGACATGGGCGGCTGGGTCGGCGGGCAGGCGGAGTACGTGCTGGTCCCGTACGCGGACTGGAACCTGCTGCGTTTCCCGGACCGGGAGCAGGCGCTGGAGAAGATCCTGGACCTGGCGATGCTGGCCGACATCTTCCCGACCGGCTACCACGGCTGCGTCAGCGCGGGCGTGACCACCGGCTCCACGGTCTACATCGCGGGCGCCGGCCCGGTCGGCCTGGCCGCGGCCACGTCCGCGTGGCTGCTCGGCGCGGCCGTGGTGATCGTCGGCGACCTGAACAAGGAGAGGCTGGAGCAGGCGCGCAGCTTCGGATGCGAGACCGTGAACGTCTCCGACGGCGACCCGGCCGAGCAGGTGCAGCAGATCCTCGGCCGGTCCGCGCCCGCGATCGGGCAGCCGCTGGTCGACGCGGCCGTGGACGCGGTCGGCTTCGAGGCGCGCGGGCACGGCGCGAACGCGGCGACCGAGATGCCGGCGACCGTGCTGAACTCGCTGATGGACCTCACCCGCGCGGGCGGCGCGATCGGCGTGCCCGGCCTCTACGTGACCGGCGATCCGGGTGGCGTGGACGAGGCGGCGCGGGCCGGGTCGTTGTCGCTGCGGCTCGGGCTGGGCTGGGCGAAGTCGCACTCGTTCGTGACCGGCCAGTGCCCGGTGATGCGGTACAACCGGGGCCTGATGATGGCGATCCTGCACGACCGGGTGCAGATCGCGAGGAACGTCAACGCGACCCCGATCGCGCTCGACCAGGCCGCCCGCGGCTACCAGGACTTCGACCAGGGCGCGGCCCGCAAGTACGTGCTCGACCCGCACGGCATGTGCGGCGCCTGA
- a CDS encoding ferredoxin → MKVTADRDRCIGAGMCALTAPAVFDQDQDEAVVVLLDETPPDDARVLVEQAVDRCPSGAIHVR, encoded by the coding sequence GTGAAGGTGACCGCGGACCGCGACCGCTGTATCGGCGCCGGCATGTGCGCGCTCACTGCGCCGGCCGTCTTCGACCAGGATCAGGACGAGGCCGTGGTCGTGCTGCTGGACGAGACGCCACCGGACGATGCCCGAGTGCTGGTCGAGCAGGCGGTCGACCGCTGCCCTTCGGGCGCGATTCACGTGCGTTGA
- a CDS encoding cytochrome P450 codes for MTTLPMMPLPQERTFPFDPPPAYAGLRDGDRISRVTTPTGLDAWLVSDYRTIREVLGDGRRFTTRAGMAAHVLGGFDPNAPIGGFSQMDGPEHVRIRRNFAPQVTHARRLMELTPMVARITDEAIDRMLASPEPYPLHREFSSAITTGVIAELIGVPPEKYHLLQDAAYTLFDTTTTPAKLQAALAPLFGYLMEQIALRRAAPGDDIISRMILHSADSDRPLTDEELVRMNAALLVAGFDTTASMITYGLVLLLGDRARWETLCKDPSLSATTGEELIRYLAVGVGLLRQATEETELHGRRIAAGDFVVVAVQAGNRDPSFLPDADTFDLARKPGPHLGFGHGAHACVGQHIARMELTTVLGALATRVPSLRLAVPLSEVDWKSDSAVRGPAELPVAWS; via the coding sequence ATGACGACGCTGCCGATGATGCCGCTGCCGCAGGAGCGCACCTTTCCGTTCGATCCGCCGCCGGCCTATGCCGGCCTGCGCGACGGGGATCGGATCAGCCGGGTGACGACGCCGACCGGGCTGGACGCGTGGCTGGTCTCGGACTATCGCACGATCCGGGAGGTGCTCGGGGACGGTCGCCGCTTCACCACCCGCGCCGGGATGGCGGCGCACGTCCTGGGCGGCTTCGATCCGAATGCCCCGATCGGGGGTTTCTCGCAGATGGACGGGCCGGAGCACGTCCGGATCCGCCGGAACTTCGCACCGCAGGTGACCCATGCGCGCCGGCTCATGGAGCTGACGCCGATGGTCGCGCGGATCACCGACGAGGCGATCGACCGCATGCTCGCCTCGCCCGAGCCGTACCCGCTGCATCGCGAGTTCTCCTCCGCGATCACCACCGGCGTGATCGCGGAGCTGATCGGCGTGCCGCCGGAGAAGTACCACCTGCTTCAGGACGCGGCATACACGCTGTTCGACACGACCACCACGCCGGCGAAGCTCCAGGCCGCGCTCGCGCCGCTGTTCGGTTACCTGATGGAGCAGATCGCGCTGCGCCGCGCAGCGCCGGGCGACGACATCATCAGCCGCATGATCCTGCACAGCGCGGACAGTGACCGGCCGCTGACCGACGAGGAGCTGGTGCGGATGAACGCGGCGCTGCTCGTCGCGGGCTTCGACACCACGGCCTCGATGATCACCTACGGCCTGGTGCTGCTGCTCGGCGACCGCGCGCGGTGGGAGACGCTGTGCAAGGATCCGTCGCTGTCCGCCACCACCGGCGAGGAGCTGATTCGGTACCTCGCGGTCGGCGTCGGGCTGCTGCGCCAGGCCACCGAGGAGACCGAGCTGCACGGCCGGAGGATCGCGGCCGGTGACTTCGTGGTCGTCGCGGTGCAGGCCGGCAACCGCGACCCCTCGTTCCTGCCGGACGCGGACACGTTCGACCTGGCGCGCAAGCCCGGACCGCACCTCGGCTTCGGGCACGGTGCGCACGCGTGCGTCGGGCAGCACATCGCGCGGATGGAGCTGACCACGGTGCTCGGCGCGCTCGCCACCCGCGTACCCTCGCTGCGTCTTGCGGTTCCGCTCTCCGAGGTCGACTGGAAGTCGGACTCGGCCGTGCGTGGCCCGGCCGAACTGCCGGTGGCCTGGTCGTGA
- a CDS encoding Ig-like domain-containing protein, producing MFLAVPAMAAVVPVAAIDFRPSGAPASGHTVDSGAAFDAGRGYGWVREDAPGTPLDLSANTRDRARAGVAGLLNTIIHMQYGHVGGTNGVATAGAWEYAVPPGTYQVIVGVGDQPSYDSRHTVRAEGVTVVSAFQGSAAAEFTTGTVTVPVLDGRLTLDAIGGTNTKLTHVSISRDTSDTVAPGVVSGVAVVPGDRQATVGWTASTAADLGGYRVYRGGALVSGPGLVLTASFTDTAVTNGTASSWTVRAVDRHGNESPASAAVTATPAAFALKVNFSDAATVPPAGYVRDVGESFTTTRGYGWVALGTSTPLSLVGNGRNRGSGQPDVRLATLIHAQLPAGSTGVTAPGSWEAAVPNGAYTVTVAAGDAGTAVDSAHWVNIEDQNAVAAFVPSASVKHATATRTVTVTDGRLTVSPAGGTNTKLNYVDVASVPASATVPAVRASTPPNLAVDVPVTASVVEDLRLPGGGVDPATLTSATVTLVRVSDGAAVAANPITSGGGDVINLSPAAPLAASTLYRFSVTAQVRDVAGRAFAPYSIVFRTGVAGGNGGPIAFSKTVGVATGAPFTSVVTGPDGRLYAGTLDGRILRFPINADGTLGTATVINTVRDHAVAAGLAGAPNRTVIGLAFDPASTAAAPVLWITDNYEYTGPLNVPDWSSHIARLSGPDLSVYTDVVTNLPRSVKDHETNSLAFGPDGALYTTQGANNAMGAPDSTWGNRPERLLSAAVLRLDVTALPPALPIDAKTSEGGTYDPYAPGAPLTIFATGVRNAYDLVWHSNGHLYTPTNGSAAGGNTPATPSPLPASCARRGYTGPAVPALTGVGTAETDYVFDVRPGRYYGHPNPERCEWVLAGGNPTGGTDPFQVPGYPVGTLPDADLDLPGMYDAGLHASANGVIEYTGGAFGGALRGKLLVVRYSSGQDIQTFDVAPNGTLSSRTTGLTGLTGFSQPLDVTEHLGNLYVTELGANRITLLRPVTQGLRT from the coding sequence GTGTTCCTCGCGGTGCCGGCGATGGCCGCGGTCGTGCCGGTCGCGGCGATCGACTTCCGGCCTTCCGGCGCGCCGGCATCCGGTCACACAGTGGACAGCGGTGCGGCGTTCGACGCGGGGCGTGGCTATGGATGGGTGCGCGAGGATGCGCCGGGCACGCCGCTTGATCTGAGCGCGAACACGCGGGACCGGGCGCGGGCCGGGGTTGCGGGGCTGCTGAACACGATCATTCACATGCAGTACGGGCACGTCGGCGGGACGAACGGCGTGGCCACGGCCGGGGCCTGGGAGTACGCGGTGCCGCCGGGTACCTATCAGGTGATCGTGGGCGTGGGGGACCAGCCGTCCTACGACAGCCGGCACACCGTGCGCGCGGAGGGCGTGACCGTGGTGTCCGCGTTCCAGGGCAGCGCGGCGGCGGAGTTCACGACCGGCACGGTGACGGTGCCGGTGCTGGACGGGCGGCTGACGCTCGACGCGATCGGCGGCACGAACACCAAGCTGACCCACGTCTCGATCAGTCGTGACACCTCCGACACGGTGGCACCCGGCGTCGTCTCGGGCGTCGCGGTGGTCCCCGGTGATCGGCAGGCGACCGTCGGCTGGACCGCGAGCACCGCGGCCGACCTGGGCGGATATCGGGTCTACCGCGGCGGGGCGCTGGTCTCCGGCCCGGGTCTGGTGCTGACGGCGAGCTTCACGGACACCGCCGTGACCAACGGGACCGCGTCGTCGTGGACCGTGCGCGCGGTCGACCGGCACGGCAACGAGTCCCCGGCGTCCGCCGCGGTCACGGCCACGCCCGCGGCATTCGCGCTGAAGGTCAACTTCTCCGATGCGGCGACCGTGCCGCCGGCCGGTTACGTCCGCGACGTCGGCGAGTCCTTCACCACCACCCGGGGGTACGGGTGGGTGGCGCTCGGCACGAGCACGCCGCTGTCGCTGGTCGGCAACGGACGCAACCGGGGGAGCGGGCAGCCGGACGTGCGCCTGGCCACGCTCATCCACGCGCAGCTGCCGGCCGGGTCGACCGGCGTGACCGCGCCGGGCAGCTGGGAGGCGGCCGTGCCGAACGGCGCCTACACGGTCACGGTCGCGGCCGGGGACGCGGGCACGGCGGTGGACAGCGCGCACTGGGTCAACATTGAGGACCAGAACGCGGTGGCGGCGTTCGTGCCGTCCGCGTCCGTCAAGCACGCGACCGCGACGCGGACCGTGACGGTCACGGACGGGCGGCTCACGGTCAGCCCGGCCGGCGGCACGAACACGAAGCTCAACTATGTGGACGTGGCCAGCGTGCCGGCGTCCGCCACGGTCCCGGCCGTGCGGGCCAGCACGCCGCCGAACCTGGCGGTGGACGTGCCGGTCACCGCCAGCGTGGTGGAGGATCTGCGGCTGCCCGGCGGCGGTGTCGACCCGGCCACGCTCACGTCCGCGACCGTGACGCTCGTCCGCGTCTCCGACGGTGCGGCGGTGGCGGCGAACCCGATCACCAGCGGCGGTGGTGACGTCATCAACCTGTCACCGGCCGCGCCGCTGGCCGCATCCACGCTGTACCGGTTCTCCGTCACCGCACAGGTGCGGGACGTGGCAGGGCGGGCGTTCGCGCCGTACTCGATCGTGTTCCGGACCGGGGTCGCTGGTGGGAACGGCGGGCCGATCGCGTTCAGCAAGACGGTCGGTGTGGCCACCGGGGCGCCGTTCACCAGCGTGGTCACCGGGCCGGACGGGCGGCTCTACGCGGGCACGCTCGACGGGCGCATCCTCCGGTTCCCGATCAACGCGGACGGCACGCTCGGGACGGCCACGGTGATCAACACGGTGCGGGACCACGCGGTGGCGGCCGGGCTGGCGGGCGCTCCGAACCGTACCGTCATCGGATTGGCCTTTGATCCTGCCTCGACCGCGGCCGCGCCGGTTTTGTGGATCACGGACAACTACGAGTACACCGGGCCGCTCAACGTGCCGGACTGGTCCAGCCACATCGCGCGGCTCAGCGGGCCGGACCTGAGCGTCTACACGGACGTGGTGACGAACCTGCCGCGGTCGGTCAAGGACCACGAGACGAACTCGCTGGCGTTCGGGCCGGACGGCGCGCTCTACACCACGCAGGGCGCGAACAACGCGATGGGCGCGCCGGACTCGACCTGGGGAAACAGGCCGGAGCGGCTGCTGTCCGCGGCCGTGCTCCGGCTCGACGTGACCGCGCTGCCGCCGGCGCTGCCGATCGACGCGAAGACCTCCGAGGGCGGGACGTACGATCCGTACGCGCCGGGAGCGCCTCTGACGATCTTCGCGACCGGCGTGCGCAACGCCTACGACCTGGTGTGGCACTCGAACGGGCACCTCTACACGCCCACGAACGGTTCGGCGGCCGGCGGCAACACGCCCGCGACGCCGTCACCGCTGCCCGCGTCCTGCGCGCGTCGCGGATACACCGGCCCGGCCGTGCCCGCGCTGACCGGCGTCGGCACCGCGGAGACCGACTACGTCTTCGACGTACGGCCGGGACGGTACTACGGGCACCCGAACCCGGAACGCTGCGAGTGGGTGCTGGCCGGCGGCAACCCGACCGGCGGCACCGACCCGTTCCAGGTGCCGGGATATCCGGTGGGGACGCTGCCGGACGCCGACCTGGACCTGCCCGGCATGTACGACGCGGGGCTGCACGCGTCCGCGAACGGCGTGATCGAGTACACCGGGGGTGCGTTCGGCGGTGCGCTGCGCGGGAAGCTGCTCGTGGTCCGCTACTCGTCCGGGCAGGACATCCAGACGTTCGACGTGGCCCCGAACGGCACGCTGAGCAGCCGCACCACCGGGCTCACCGGGCTGACCGGGTTCAGCCAGCCGCTCGACGTCACCGAGCACCTCGGCAACCTGTACGTCACCGAACTCGGCGCGAACCGGATCACCCTGCTGCGGCCGGTCACGCAGGGGTTGCGGACCTGA
- a CDS encoding MmcQ/YjbR family DNA-binding protein — MTHPIMFDDDDPLLGRVRDLALAFPDAAEKISHGHPAFYTTKVFAYYGGSRKVDGEWEQHGRALLILADPDDRDALLDSDRCFVPAYLGPSGWIGVDLDDDTDWAEIAELLDASYRQTAGKRRVIRLDAR; from the coding sequence GTGACGCATCCGATCATGTTCGACGACGACGATCCGCTGTTGGGGCGGGTGCGGGATCTCGCGCTCGCGTTCCCGGACGCGGCCGAGAAGATCTCGCACGGCCATCCCGCGTTCTACACGACCAAGGTCTTCGCCTACTACGGCGGCTCCCGCAAGGTCGACGGCGAGTGGGAGCAGCACGGGCGGGCGCTGCTGATCCTCGCGGACCCGGACGACCGCGACGCGCTGCTCGACAGTGACCGCTGCTTCGTCCCGGCCTACCTGGGCCCGTCCGGCTGGATCGGCGTCGACCTGGACGACGACACCGACTGGGCGGAGATCGCGGAGCTGCTCGACGCGAGCTATCGGCAGACCGCCGGCAAGCGCCGCGTCATCCGGCTGGACGCCCGCTGA